From the Candidatus Eisenbacteria bacterium genome, one window contains:
- a CDS encoding ATP-binding cassette domain-containing protein, translating to MAGDAVITVAEVSHYYGSGQLRKQILFDVSAEIAAGEIVILTGPSGSGKTTLLTLMGALRATQEGSLKVLGHELNGAGEAALVAVRRQIGFIFQLHNLLDALSVTENVTMGLSTELGLKPKEGKSRAIEMLKSVGLEDRVNHYPDQLSGGQKQRVAIARALAARPRIILADEPTASLDKKSGRDVVDRLHDLAKREGTAVVLVTHDNRILDVADRIIHLEEGRLSTFSEAVRASTQRLLATLARSNRVGEITKQVAEMPPGQFTKFLEDLTGEANQLLEVMTLGTDEAFEVMLAQMIEVLTLKVGQLLDADRVSLLLADEQRGELYSMVAQGEGGKPLEIRIPASGGIAGHVYRGGQLLNVPDAYESPLFNRDVDQRTGYRTKSVLSVPILDRRDRPFAVMSLLNKKGAPHFDERDERMVRDLVASVGVVLRTWHQAHRSRHLARA from the coding sequence ATGGCGGGCGACGCGGTCATCACGGTCGCCGAGGTGTCGCACTACTACGGCAGCGGCCAGCTCCGGAAGCAGATCCTGTTCGACGTCTCGGCGGAGATCGCCGCGGGCGAGATCGTGATCCTCACCGGCCCCTCAGGCTCGGGCAAGACGACGCTCCTCACGCTCATGGGCGCGCTGCGCGCGACGCAGGAGGGGAGCCTCAAGGTGCTCGGACACGAGCTGAACGGCGCGGGCGAGGCGGCGCTCGTCGCCGTGCGGCGGCAGATCGGCTTCATCTTCCAGCTCCACAACCTTCTCGATGCGCTCAGCGTGACCGAGAACGTCACCATGGGGCTGTCGACCGAGCTCGGGCTCAAGCCGAAGGAGGGGAAGAGTCGCGCGATCGAGATGCTGAAGAGCGTCGGGCTGGAGGATCGCGTGAACCACTACCCCGACCAGCTCTCCGGCGGGCAGAAGCAGCGCGTCGCGATCGCGCGCGCACTCGCCGCGCGGCCGCGCATCATCCTCGCCGACGAGCCGACGGCGTCGCTCGACAAGAAGTCCGGGCGCGACGTCGTCGACCGGCTCCACGATCTGGCGAAGAGGGAAGGCACCGCCGTCGTGCTCGTCACGCACGACAACCGCATTCTCGACGTGGCCGACCGCATCATCCACCTGGAGGAGGGGCGGCTCTCGACCTTCTCGGAAGCGGTGCGCGCCAGCACCCAGCGCTTGCTCGCGACGCTCGCGCGCTCGAACCGCGTCGGGGAGATCACCAAGCAGGTGGCGGAGATGCCGCCGGGACAGTTCACGAAGTTCCTCGAGGACCTCACGGGAGAAGCGAATCAGCTCCTCGAGGTCATGACGCTCGGGACGGACGAGGCCTTCGAGGTCATGCTCGCCCAGATGATCGAGGTGCTGACGCTGAAGGTGGGCCAGCTCCTCGACGCCGATCGCGTCTCGCTGCTGCTCGCCGACGAGCAGCGCGGCGAGCTCTATTCGATGGTCGCGCAAGGGGAGGGTGGAAAACCGCTCGAGATCCGCATCCCCGCGAGCGGCGGCATCGCGGGCCACGTCTATCGTGGCGGGCAGCTCCTGAACGTGCCCGACGCCTACGAGTCGCCCCTCTTCAACCGCGACGTCGACCAGCGCACCGGCTACCGCACCAAGAGCGTGCTGAGCGTCCCCATCCTCGATCGCCGGGACCGTCCGTTCGCCGTCATGAGCCTTCTCAACAAGAAGGGCGCCCCGCACTTCGACGAGCGCGACGAACGCATGGTCCGCGACCTCGTCGCCTCCGTCGGCGTCGTCCTCCGCACCTGGCATCAGGCCCACCGCTCCCGCCACCTCGCCAGAGCATAG
- the devC gene encoding ABC transporter permease DevC — protein MISGARLAWLQLRRQKGRFAVAIAGVAFAVILMFMQFGFQDALFNSAVNVHMRLKGDLFFFHPHYNVLAFPSQFPRVRLYQALAFDGVESVTPVYTGTVPWKNPETGRTRDIFILGIDPVADAFDLPEVNAQVRLTREPDVVLFDEYSRPEFGPIVSLFKEGKEVSTEARNRRVTVGGLFKMGTSFGVDGTIYTSDLNYLRINPHMTLGKPGIGIVRLKPGADPKAVQAAMRAHLPQDVKIVTKQEMIDHEVGYWATATPIGFVFTFGVIMGLVVGMIIVYQILFADISDHLKEYATLKAMGYTNRYLAAVVLFESSILGLAGFVPGVALCERLYVVTKKATMLPMAIEPVRATQVLVLTLVMCWASALIAVRKLRAADPADVF, from the coding sequence ATGATCTCCGGCGCTCGACTCGCCTGGCTTCAGCTCCGCCGCCAGAAGGGCCGCTTCGCGGTCGCGATCGCCGGCGTCGCGTTCGCCGTGATCCTCATGTTCATGCAGTTCGGATTCCAGGACGCGCTCTTCAACAGCGCCGTCAACGTCCACATGCGCTTGAAGGGCGACCTCTTTTTCTTCCACCCGCACTACAACGTGCTCGCCTTTCCGAGCCAGTTCCCACGCGTGCGGCTCTACCAGGCGCTTGCCTTCGACGGCGTCGAGTCCGTGACGCCGGTCTACACGGGCACGGTGCCGTGGAAGAACCCGGAGACGGGACGGACGCGTGACATCTTCATTCTCGGCATCGATCCGGTGGCCGACGCATTCGATCTCCCGGAGGTGAACGCGCAGGTGCGCCTCACGCGCGAGCCCGACGTCGTCCTGTTCGACGAGTACTCGCGGCCCGAGTTCGGTCCGATCGTCTCGCTCTTCAAGGAGGGCAAGGAGGTCTCGACCGAAGCGCGCAACCGCAGGGTCACGGTCGGCGGCCTCTTCAAGATGGGCACCTCGTTCGGCGTCGATGGGACGATCTACACGAGCGACCTCAACTACCTGCGCATCAACCCGCACATGACGCTCGGGAAGCCGGGCATCGGGATCGTACGCCTCAAGCCCGGCGCCGATCCGAAGGCCGTCCAGGCGGCGATGCGCGCCCATCTCCCCCAGGACGTGAAGATCGTGACCAAGCAGGAGATGATCGACCACGAGGTCGGCTACTGGGCGACGGCGACGCCGATCGGCTTCGTGTTCACGTTCGGCGTCATCATGGGGCTCGTCGTCGGCATGATCATCGTCTACCAGATCCTTTTCGCCGACATCTCGGACCACCTGAAGGAGTACGCGACCCTCAAGGCGATGGGCTACACGAATCGCTACCTCGCGGCCGTCGTGCTCTTCGAGTCGTCGATCCTGGGCCTCGCGGGCTTCGTGCCCGGCGTGGCGCTGTGCGAGCGCCTTTACGTCGTCACGAAGAAGGCGACGATGCTGCCGATGGCCATCGAGCCCGTGCGCGCGACCCAGGTCCTGGTGCTCACGCTCGTCATGTGCTGGGCGTCTGCGCTGATCGCCGTCCGCAAGCTCCGCGCCGCGGATCCGGCCGACGTGTTCTGA
- a CDS encoding efflux RND transporter periplasmic adaptor subunit, with protein sequence MPRWTTRLFGSLAAVTFVAAGCQSTDRSADATAGAQPGAPAGVSALGRIEPKDGILRIAGPSRPSAVIAKLYVEEGDRVKVDQPIADLDTMTADEAAVTKAKAALRNAEAELGRLRPLIAQRIVSQEALDNAQLHVDTARADLVAAQAVLDLDVVRAPVAGQIVQIFARRGERVGPGGIAELAQTDEMFVVAEVYETDIGRVKVGQQVSVKSPAFEGTLTGKVDRIGMKIGKQDVLGTDPVAKTDSRVVEVRVKLDEAKRAAGLSHLQVEVAIQP encoded by the coding sequence ATGCCCCGATGGACGACGAGACTGTTCGGATCGCTCGCGGCCGTCACGTTCGTCGCCGCCGGATGTCAGTCGACCGATCGCTCGGCGGACGCGACCGCGGGCGCGCAGCCCGGAGCGCCCGCGGGCGTGAGCGCCCTCGGGCGGATCGAGCCCAAGGACGGCATCCTGCGCATCGCGGGCCCGTCGCGTCCCTCGGCCGTCATCGCGAAGCTCTACGTCGAGGAGGGCGATCGCGTGAAGGTCGATCAGCCGATCGCCGACCTGGACACGATGACGGCCGACGAAGCGGCGGTCACCAAGGCGAAGGCCGCCCTCCGCAACGCCGAAGCCGAGCTCGGGCGCCTGCGACCGCTCATCGCCCAGCGCATCGTCTCGCAGGAGGCGCTCGACAACGCGCAGCTCCACGTCGACACGGCGCGCGCCGACCTCGTCGCCGCCCAGGCGGTCCTCGATCTCGACGTCGTGCGGGCCCCCGTCGCCGGACAGATCGTGCAGATCTTCGCGCGACGCGGCGAGCGGGTCGGTCCGGGCGGCATCGCGGAGCTGGCGCAGACGGACGAGATGTTCGTGGTCGCGGAGGTCTACGAGACGGACATCGGACGCGTGAAGGTCGGCCAGCAGGTGAGCGTGAAGAGCCCCGCGTTCGAGGGCACGCTCACCGGGAAGGTCGACCGCATCGGCATGAAGATCGGCAAGCAGGACGTCCTCGGCACCGATCCGGTCGCCAAGACCGACTCGCGGGTCGTCGAGGTGCGCGTCAAGCTCGACGAGGCGAAGCGCGCCGCCGGCCTCTCGCACCTCCAGGTCGAGGTCGCGATCCAGCCGTAG
- the asnS gene encoding asparagine--tRNA ligase, translated as MAVVTVDGIGAHEGATVTLRGWLAQRRSSGKLHFLQVRDGTGTIQCVMGKSDVPEDVFLLADHLPQETSLEVDGVVRADKRSAIGYELGVSGLRVVAKPVAEYPISPKDHGTAFLLEHRHLWLRSTRQHAVMRIRAEIIRAVREYLDGHGFLGFDAPILTPAACEGTTTLFPVEYFGEHAFLTQSGQLYAEAGAMAFGKVYTFGPTFRAEKSKTRRHLTEFWMVEPEMAFAGLDEDMDLAEDFLVHVVGRVLERRAVELRVLERDTTKLACVQKPFPRITYGEAIERLQRKGFPVTWGDDFGGDEETALSSEFDRPVMVHRYPLASKAFYMKADPADPRLALCVDVLAPEGYGEIIGGGQREDDLARLEARIAEHQLPREAFDWYLDLRRFGSTPHAGFGMGIERCVAWLCGLHHVRETIPFPRMLERLRP; from the coding sequence ATGGCGGTGGTCACGGTGGATGGCATCGGCGCCCACGAGGGCGCGACGGTCACGTTGCGCGGGTGGCTGGCGCAGCGGCGCTCGAGCGGCAAGCTGCACTTCCTGCAGGTCCGCGACGGCACGGGCACGATCCAGTGCGTGATGGGGAAATCCGACGTCCCGGAAGACGTGTTCCTGCTCGCCGACCACTTGCCGCAGGAGACCTCGCTCGAGGTCGACGGCGTCGTGCGCGCGGACAAGCGCTCGGCGATCGGGTACGAGCTGGGCGTGAGCGGGCTGCGCGTCGTCGCGAAGCCCGTGGCCGAATACCCCATCTCGCCGAAGGACCACGGCACCGCGTTCCTGCTCGAGCACCGTCACCTCTGGCTCCGCTCGACCCGCCAGCACGCCGTCATGCGCATCCGGGCCGAGATCATTCGCGCCGTGCGCGAATACCTCGACGGGCACGGCTTTCTCGGCTTCGACGCGCCGATCCTGACGCCCGCGGCGTGCGAGGGCACGACGACGCTCTTTCCCGTCGAGTACTTCGGCGAGCACGCCTTCCTGACGCAGTCGGGGCAGCTCTACGCGGAGGCCGGCGCGATGGCGTTCGGCAAGGTCTACACGTTCGGTCCCACCTTCCGCGCCGAGAAGTCGAAGACGCGCCGGCACTTGACCGAGTTCTGGATGGTCGAGCCGGAGATGGCGTTCGCCGGCCTCGACGAGGACATGGACCTGGCCGAGGACTTCCTCGTCCACGTCGTCGGGCGTGTGCTCGAGCGCCGCGCGGTCGAGCTGCGCGTGCTCGAGCGCGACACGACGAAGCTCGCGTGCGTGCAGAAGCCGTTCCCGCGCATCACGTACGGCGAGGCGATCGAGCGGCTCCAGCGCAAGGGCTTTCCCGTCACCTGGGGCGACGACTTCGGCGGCGACGAGGAGACGGCGCTGTCGAGCGAGTTCGACCGCCCGGTGATGGTGCACCGCTATCCGCTCGCGTCGAAGGCGTTCTACATGAAGGCCGATCCCGCCGACCCGCGGCTCGCGCTCTGCGTCGACGTGCTCGCGCCCGAAGGCTACGGCGAGATCATCGGCGGCGGTCAGCGCGAGGACGATCTCGCGCGGCTCGAGGCCCGGATCGCCGAGCACCAGCTGCCGCGCGAGGCGTTCGACTGGTACCTCGACCTGCGGCGCTTCGGCTCCACGCCGCACGCCGGATTCGGCATGGGTATCGAGCGGTGCGTGGCGTGGCTCTGCGGCCTCCACCACGTGCGAGAAACCATTCCCTTCCCGCGCATGCTCGAACGCCTGCGCCCGTGA
- a CDS encoding VanZ family protein has product MRRWLALGAYTAFLYGLLPFGPAIGTAVQESPAGRFLLGRGAVAIVLAGAVALLVRLRRRAASSWAYTALTIAALGYAFGLGWLRAIRLERVHLPEYGIAAWLAWRALVPAWTDRGSAYVAAAVLAALLGWGDELLQAVTPGRVYDLRDVAANALGAALGALVLAVWRAGVPSTQSSRAAAVSGQDPAQQGAAATADRKR; this is encoded by the coding sequence ATGCGCCGCTGGCTCGCGCTTGGCGCGTACACGGCGTTCCTCTACGGGCTCCTGCCGTTCGGTCCGGCGATCGGCACCGCGGTGCAGGAGTCGCCGGCGGGCCGCTTCCTGCTGGGACGCGGCGCGGTCGCCATCGTCCTCGCGGGCGCGGTCGCGCTTCTCGTCCGCCTGCGGCGTCGCGCCGCGTCGTCGTGGGCGTACACGGCGCTCACCATCGCGGCCCTCGGCTATGCCTTCGGGCTCGGCTGGCTGCGCGCGATCCGGCTCGAGCGCGTCCATCTCCCCGAGTACGGCATCGCGGCCTGGCTCGCCTGGCGCGCGCTCGTTCCCGCCTGGACCGACCGCGGCTCCGCCTACGTCGCCGCCGCGGTGCTGGCCGCGCTCCTCGGCTGGGGTGACGAGCTCCTGCAGGCCGTGACCCCCGGGCGCGTCTACGACCTGCGCGACGTCGCCGCGAACGCGCTCGGCGCCGCGCTCGGCGCGCTCGTGCTGGCGGTGTGGCGGGCTGGGGTGCCCTCGACGCAGTCCTCTAGGGCCGCGGCCGTGTCGGGCCAAGATCCGGCGCAGCAGGGGGCCGCTGCAACGGCCGATAGGAAGCGGTAA